In a genomic window of Chrysemys picta bellii isolate R12L10 chromosome 1, ASM1138683v2, whole genome shotgun sequence:
- the LOC122173015 gene encoding C-type lectin-like: MEPVTYFSLCLLGCLICSHSLAAPPLSAGAQAVACPTGWFSFHDTCYRFFYQEKNWMEAEAHCQHQRHGAHLISIQSPGENKMLAHYIKEYHKKNRAVWIGLSDPTEDQGWRWTDNSMLSFTAWEKGQPNNLKANEHCAGSSPDSGFQKWHDYPCEERFSFICKHKP; encoded by the exons ATGGAGCCAGTCACCTACTTCAGCCTCTGCCTCCTCGGCTGCCTGATCTGCAGCCACTCGCTAGCAG CACCACCTCTCTCTGCAGGGGCACAAGCTGTGGCATGTCCTACAGGCTGGTTCTCCTTCCACGACACCTGCTATCGATTCTTCTACCAAGAGAAAAACTGGATGGAGGCTGAG GCTCATTGCCAGCACCAGAGGCACGGGGCCCATCTCATCTCCATTCAGAGTCCTGGAGAAAATAAAATGCTGGCCCATTACATCAAGGAGTACCACAAAAAGAACCGTGCCGTCTGGATCGGACTCTCAGACCCTACGGAG GATCAAGGCTGGAGATGGACAGATAATTCCATGCTCAGTTTCACAGCTTGGGAGAAAGGGCAACCCAATAATTTGAAAGCAAACGAGCACTGCGCAGGGTCATCTCCTGATTCAG gTTTTCAGAAATGGCACGATTATCCCTGTGAAGAGAGATTCTCTTTCATTTGTAAGCACAAACCCTAG